From Elaeis guineensis isolate ETL-2024a chromosome 16, EG11, whole genome shotgun sequence, a single genomic window includes:
- the LOC105059698 gene encoding protein LAZ1 isoform X4 has translation MKITEQFSSGLLSYSPPTWATLIAGLFVVISLTLSMFLLFNHLSAYKNPEEQKFLIGVILMVPCYAIESYVSLVNPSISVDCEILRDCYEAFAMYCFGRYLVACLGGEERTIEFLEKQGGSCSSEPLLHNVSEKGVIKHPFPMNYILSPWKLGQWFYQLIKIGIVQYMIIKTVTAILAVVLEAFNVYCEGEFKLNCGYPYMAVVLNFSQSWALYCLVQFYAATKDELAHIKPLAKFLVFKSIVFLTWWQGVAIALLYTWGLLKSPIAQALQFKSSIQDFIICIETHKFFQHRWALLLLFTSTCSLPSHMN, from the exons ATGAAGATAACAGAGCAATTCTCCTCGGGTCTCCTATCTTACTCGCCACCCACATGGGCCACACTGATTGCTGGTCTCTTTGTAGTCATCTCACTGACGCTCTCCATGTTTCTACTATTCAATCACCTTTCAGCATATAAGAATCCTGAG GAGCAGAAGTTTCTGATTGGTGTCATCTTAATGGTCCCTTGCTATGCTATCGAGTCG TATGTATCGTTGGTGAATCCATCAATTAGTGTTGATTGTGAGATTCTGCGTGATTGTTATGAGGCCTTTGCCATGTATTGCTTTGGAAGATATCTAGTTGCTTGCCTGG GTGGAGAAGAGAGAACGATTGAGTTTTTGGAGAAGCAGGGTGGTTCATGTTCTTCTGAACCCCTATTGCATAATGTTTCTGAAAAGGGAGTTATAAAGCATCCTTTTCCTATGAATTATATTCTAAGTCCATGGAAACTCGGCCAATGGTTTTATCAGCTTATTAAGATTGGAATTGTTCAATAT ATGATAATAAAGACTGTCACTGCCATTTTAGCAGTGGTTCTTGAAGCTTTCAACGTATATTGTGAAGGAGAGTTCAAACTGAATTGCGG GTACCCTTACATGGCTGTGGTTCTTAATTTCAGCCAATCATGGGCATTGTATTGTTTAGTTCAATTCTATGCTGCGACAAAGGATGAACTGGCTCATATAAAACCATTGGCCAAATTTCTGGTATTCAAGTCAATTGTCTTTTTGACTTGGTGGCAAGGTGTTGCAATTGCACTACTTTATACGTGGGGTTTGCTCAAAAGCCCTATAGCTCAAGCCTTACAATTTAAGTCAAGTATTCAGGACTTCATTATTTGTATAGAG ACTCACAAATTCTTCCAGCACAGATGGGCATTGCTTCTATTGTTCACATCTACGTGTTCCCTGCCAAGCCATATGAACTAA
- the LOC105059698 gene encoding protein LAZ1 isoform X3 codes for MKITEQFSSGLLSYSPPTWATLIAGLFVVISLTLSMFLLFNHLSAYKNPEEQKFLIGVILMVPCYAIESYVSLVNPSISVDCEILRDCYEAFAMYCFGRYLVACLGGEERTIEFLEKQGGSCSSEPLLHNVSEKGVIKHPFPMNYILSPWKLGQWFYQLIKIGIVQYMIIKTVTAILAVVLEAFNVYCEGEFKLNCGYPYMAVVLNFSQSWALYCLVQFYAATKDELAHIKPLAKFLVFKSIVFLTWWQGVAIALLYTWGLLKSPIAQALQFKSSIQDFIICIELLQTHKFFQHRWALLLLFTSTCSLPSHMN; via the exons ATGAAGATAACAGAGCAATTCTCCTCGGGTCTCCTATCTTACTCGCCACCCACATGGGCCACACTGATTGCTGGTCTCTTTGTAGTCATCTCACTGACGCTCTCCATGTTTCTACTATTCAATCACCTTTCAGCATATAAGAATCCTGAG GAGCAGAAGTTTCTGATTGGTGTCATCTTAATGGTCCCTTGCTATGCTATCGAGTCG TATGTATCGTTGGTGAATCCATCAATTAGTGTTGATTGTGAGATTCTGCGTGATTGTTATGAGGCCTTTGCCATGTATTGCTTTGGAAGATATCTAGTTGCTTGCCTGG GTGGAGAAGAGAGAACGATTGAGTTTTTGGAGAAGCAGGGTGGTTCATGTTCTTCTGAACCCCTATTGCATAATGTTTCTGAAAAGGGAGTTATAAAGCATCCTTTTCCTATGAATTATATTCTAAGTCCATGGAAACTCGGCCAATGGTTTTATCAGCTTATTAAGATTGGAATTGTTCAATAT ATGATAATAAAGACTGTCACTGCCATTTTAGCAGTGGTTCTTGAAGCTTTCAACGTATATTGTGAAGGAGAGTTCAAACTGAATTGCGG GTACCCTTACATGGCTGTGGTTCTTAATTTCAGCCAATCATGGGCATTGTATTGTTTAGTTCAATTCTATGCTGCGACAAAGGATGAACTGGCTCATATAAAACCATTGGCCAAATTTCTGGTATTCAAGTCAATTGTCTTTTTGACTTGGTGGCAAGGTGTTGCAATTGCACTACTTTATACGTGGGGTTTGCTCAAAAGCCCTATAGCTCAAGCCTTACAATTTAAGTCAAGTATTCAGGACTTCATTATTTGTATAGAG CTCTTACAGACTCACAAATTCTTCCAGCACAGATGGGCATTGCTTCTATTGTTCACATCTACGTGTTCCCTGCCAAGCCATATGAACTAA
- the LOC105059698 gene encoding protein LAZ1 isoform X1 translates to MKITEQFSSGLLSYSPPTWATLIAGLFVVISLTLSMFLLFNHLSAYKNPEEQKFLIGVILMVPCYAIESYVSLVNPSISVDCEILRDCYEAFAMYCFGRYLVACLGGEERTIEFLEKQGGSCSSEPLLHNVSEKGVIKHPFPMNYILSPWKLGQWFYQLIKIGIVQYMIIKTVTAILAVVLEAFNVYCEGEFKLNCGYPYMAVVLNFSQSWALYCLVQFYAATKDELAHIKPLAKFLVFKSIVFLTWWQGVAIALLYTWGLLKSPIAQALQFKSSIQDFIICIEMGIASIVHIYVFPAKPYELMGDRFLGSISVLGDYASVDCPLDPDEVRDSERPTKLRLPQPDVDIKSGTAIRESMRDVVLGGGEYIVNDLKFTVTHAVEPMEKGLTKFNEKLHKISQNIKKHEKERKRVKDDSCISSSSPIRRVIRGIDDPLLNGSVSDSGRTRGRRHHRKSGYTSAESGGESSDQGHGRYQIGGRRWVTKE, encoded by the exons ATGAAGATAACAGAGCAATTCTCCTCGGGTCTCCTATCTTACTCGCCACCCACATGGGCCACACTGATTGCTGGTCTCTTTGTAGTCATCTCACTGACGCTCTCCATGTTTCTACTATTCAATCACCTTTCAGCATATAAGAATCCTGAG GAGCAGAAGTTTCTGATTGGTGTCATCTTAATGGTCCCTTGCTATGCTATCGAGTCG TATGTATCGTTGGTGAATCCATCAATTAGTGTTGATTGTGAGATTCTGCGTGATTGTTATGAGGCCTTTGCCATGTATTGCTTTGGAAGATATCTAGTTGCTTGCCTGG GTGGAGAAGAGAGAACGATTGAGTTTTTGGAGAAGCAGGGTGGTTCATGTTCTTCTGAACCCCTATTGCATAATGTTTCTGAAAAGGGAGTTATAAAGCATCCTTTTCCTATGAATTATATTCTAAGTCCATGGAAACTCGGCCAATGGTTTTATCAGCTTATTAAGATTGGAATTGTTCAATAT ATGATAATAAAGACTGTCACTGCCATTTTAGCAGTGGTTCTTGAAGCTTTCAACGTATATTGTGAAGGAGAGTTCAAACTGAATTGCGG GTACCCTTACATGGCTGTGGTTCTTAATTTCAGCCAATCATGGGCATTGTATTGTTTAGTTCAATTCTATGCTGCGACAAAGGATGAACTGGCTCATATAAAACCATTGGCCAAATTTCTGGTATTCAAGTCAATTGTCTTTTTGACTTGGTGGCAAGGTGTTGCAATTGCACTACTTTATACGTGGGGTTTGCTCAAAAGCCCTATAGCTCAAGCCTTACAATTTAAGTCAAGTATTCAGGACTTCATTATTTGTATAGAG ATGGGCATTGCTTCTATTGTTCACATCTACGTGTTCCCTGCCAAGCCATATGAACTAATGGGTGATCGCTTTCTGGGAAGCATCTCAGTTCTTGGAGACTATGCATCTGTGGACTGTCCTTTGGACCCTGATGAGGTTAGGGACAGTGAACGGCCTACAAAGCTTAGACTTCCTCAGCCTGATGTTGATATCAAAAGTGGAACGGCTATTAGAGAAAGCATGCGTGATGTTGTCCTTGGAGGAGGCGAATAT ATTGTAAATGATTTGAAGTTCACAGTCACCCACGCAGTGGAGCCCATGGAGAAGGGTCTAACAAAATTCAATGAGAAGCTTCATAAGATCTCTCAAAACATCAAAAAGCAtgaaaaggagagaaagagagttaAAGATGATAGTTGCATCAGTTCATCATCACCAATAAGGAGAGTAATTCGTGGAATAGATGACCCGCTGTTGAATGGAAGCGTTAGTGATAGCGGGCGCACCAGAGGAAGGAGACATCATAGGAAATCGGGTTACACCAGTGCAGAAAGTGGGGGAGAGAGTAGTGATCAAGGTCATGGCAGGTATCAAATTGGTGGGCGCAGGTGGGTTACAAAGGAATGA
- the LOC105059697 gene encoding small nuclear ribonucleoprotein SmD3b produces the protein MSRSLGIPVKLLHEAAGHVVTVELKSGELYRGNMVECEDNWNCQLENITYTAKDGKVSQLEHVFIRGSKVRFMVIPDMLKNAPMFKRLDARIRGKGSALGVGRGRAVAMRARAQAAGRAGAAAGRGGVPPVRR, from the exons atgaGCCGGAGCCTGGGGATACCAGTGAAGCTGCTGCACGAGGCGGCGGGGCACGTAGTGACGGTGGAGCTCAAGAGCGGCGAGCTCTACCGCGGCAACATGGTCGAATGCGAGGACAACTGGAACTGCCAGCTTGAGAATATTACCTACACCGCCAAG GATGGAAAAGTATCACAACTTGAGCATGTTTTCATCAGAGGCAGCAAAGTAAG GTTTATGGTCATTCCTGATATGCTGAAAAATGCCCCAATGTTCAAACGTTTGGATGCAAGAATCAGA GGCAAGGGCTCAGCTCTTGGAGTTGGACGTGGCCGTGCAGTTGCTATGCGTGCTAGG GCTCAAGCTGCTGGTCGTGCTGGTGCTGCTGCTGGTAGGGGTGGTGTGCCTCCAGTAAGAAGGTAG
- the LOC105059698 gene encoding protein LAZ1 isoform X5, protein MKITEQFSSGLLSYSPPTWATLIAGLFVVISLTLSMFLLFNHLSAYKNPEEQKFLIGVILMVPCYAIESYVSLVNPSISVDCEILRDCYEAFAMYCFGRYLVACLGGEERTIEFLEKQGGSCSSEPLLHNVSEKGVIKHPFPMNYILSPWKLGQWFYQLIKIGIVQYMIIKTVTAILAVVLEAFNVYCEGEFKLNCGYPYMAVVLNFSQSWALYCLVQFYAATKDELAHIKPLAKFLVFKSIVFLTWWQGVAIALLYTWGLLKSPIAQALQFKSSIQDFIICIEHRWALLLLFTSTCSLPSHMN, encoded by the exons ATGAAGATAACAGAGCAATTCTCCTCGGGTCTCCTATCTTACTCGCCACCCACATGGGCCACACTGATTGCTGGTCTCTTTGTAGTCATCTCACTGACGCTCTCCATGTTTCTACTATTCAATCACCTTTCAGCATATAAGAATCCTGAG GAGCAGAAGTTTCTGATTGGTGTCATCTTAATGGTCCCTTGCTATGCTATCGAGTCG TATGTATCGTTGGTGAATCCATCAATTAGTGTTGATTGTGAGATTCTGCGTGATTGTTATGAGGCCTTTGCCATGTATTGCTTTGGAAGATATCTAGTTGCTTGCCTGG GTGGAGAAGAGAGAACGATTGAGTTTTTGGAGAAGCAGGGTGGTTCATGTTCTTCTGAACCCCTATTGCATAATGTTTCTGAAAAGGGAGTTATAAAGCATCCTTTTCCTATGAATTATATTCTAAGTCCATGGAAACTCGGCCAATGGTTTTATCAGCTTATTAAGATTGGAATTGTTCAATAT ATGATAATAAAGACTGTCACTGCCATTTTAGCAGTGGTTCTTGAAGCTTTCAACGTATATTGTGAAGGAGAGTTCAAACTGAATTGCGG GTACCCTTACATGGCTGTGGTTCTTAATTTCAGCCAATCATGGGCATTGTATTGTTTAGTTCAATTCTATGCTGCGACAAAGGATGAACTGGCTCATATAAAACCATTGGCCAAATTTCTGGTATTCAAGTCAATTGTCTTTTTGACTTGGTGGCAAGGTGTTGCAATTGCACTACTTTATACGTGGGGTTTGCTCAAAAGCCCTATAGCTCAAGCCTTACAATTTAAGTCAAGTATTCAGGACTTCATTATTTGTATAGAG CACAGATGGGCATTGCTTCTATTGTTCACATCTACGTGTTCCCTGCCAAGCCATATGAACTAA
- the LOC105059698 gene encoding protein LAZ1 isoform X2 encodes MYCFGRYLVACLGGEERTIEFLEKQGGSCSSEPLLHNVSEKGVIKHPFPMNYILSPWKLGQWFYQLIKIGIVQYMIIKTVTAILAVVLEAFNVYCEGEFKLNCGYPYMAVVLNFSQSWALYCLVQFYAATKDELAHIKPLAKFLVFKSIVFLTWWQGVAIALLYTWGLLKSPIAQALQFKSSIQDFIICIEMGIASIVHIYVFPAKPYELMGDRFLGSISVLGDYASVDCPLDPDEVRDSERPTKLRLPQPDVDIKSGTAIRESMRDVVLGGGEYIVNDLKFTVTHAVEPMEKGLTKFNEKLHKISQNIKKHEKERKRVKDDSCISSSSPIRRVIRGIDDPLLNGSVSDSGRTRGRRHHRKSGYTSAESGGESSDQGHGRYQIGGRRWVTKE; translated from the exons ATGTATTGCTTTGGAAGATATCTAGTTGCTTGCCTGG GTGGAGAAGAGAGAACGATTGAGTTTTTGGAGAAGCAGGGTGGTTCATGTTCTTCTGAACCCCTATTGCATAATGTTTCTGAAAAGGGAGTTATAAAGCATCCTTTTCCTATGAATTATATTCTAAGTCCATGGAAACTCGGCCAATGGTTTTATCAGCTTATTAAGATTGGAATTGTTCAATAT ATGATAATAAAGACTGTCACTGCCATTTTAGCAGTGGTTCTTGAAGCTTTCAACGTATATTGTGAAGGAGAGTTCAAACTGAATTGCGG GTACCCTTACATGGCTGTGGTTCTTAATTTCAGCCAATCATGGGCATTGTATTGTTTAGTTCAATTCTATGCTGCGACAAAGGATGAACTGGCTCATATAAAACCATTGGCCAAATTTCTGGTATTCAAGTCAATTGTCTTTTTGACTTGGTGGCAAGGTGTTGCAATTGCACTACTTTATACGTGGGGTTTGCTCAAAAGCCCTATAGCTCAAGCCTTACAATTTAAGTCAAGTATTCAGGACTTCATTATTTGTATAGAG ATGGGCATTGCTTCTATTGTTCACATCTACGTGTTCCCTGCCAAGCCATATGAACTAATGGGTGATCGCTTTCTGGGAAGCATCTCAGTTCTTGGAGACTATGCATCTGTGGACTGTCCTTTGGACCCTGATGAGGTTAGGGACAGTGAACGGCCTACAAAGCTTAGACTTCCTCAGCCTGATGTTGATATCAAAAGTGGAACGGCTATTAGAGAAAGCATGCGTGATGTTGTCCTTGGAGGAGGCGAATAT ATTGTAAATGATTTGAAGTTCACAGTCACCCACGCAGTGGAGCCCATGGAGAAGGGTCTAACAAAATTCAATGAGAAGCTTCATAAGATCTCTCAAAACATCAAAAAGCAtgaaaaggagagaaagagagttaAAGATGATAGTTGCATCAGTTCATCATCACCAATAAGGAGAGTAATTCGTGGAATAGATGACCCGCTGTTGAATGGAAGCGTTAGTGATAGCGGGCGCACCAGAGGAAGGAGACATCATAGGAAATCGGGTTACACCAGTGCAGAAAGTGGGGGAGAGAGTAGTGATCAAGGTCATGGCAGGTATCAAATTGGTGGGCGCAGGTGGGTTACAAAGGAATGA